The Larimichthys crocea isolate SSNF chromosome XI, L_crocea_2.0, whole genome shotgun sequence genome has a segment encoding these proteins:
- the matn3a gene encoding matrilin-3a isoform X1, which produces MMKSFLCLLYCSALLLSDVLATYHHGAVDPHMIAAQSYAQTRNNGRPPTRTLNPAIHRSDYTYRGGYHYHYQPPRIPPPVVYRPIPLSPPVTYHRPSVPMPPFHHRFKGPVAPHMHHIYKGLSPPVVQHPHQRFKGPFPYKFKGPCPTKSDPTVPTPPVVHLPTLPPLPEPTVLPTLPATTVAPLTTIMPVLVTTVAPVETTAPVTLPVSTQSGFITTISAVETETESQCRSRPLDLVFIIDSSRSVRPGEFEKVKIFLADMVDTLDVGADATRVAVVNYASTVKIEFLLKHHFNKPDMKKAISRIEPLAAGTMTGLAIKTAVNDAFTEPSGARPRSRKISKVAIIVTDGRPQDQVEEVSAAARATGIEIYAVGVDRADMTSLRQMASIPLEDHVFYVETYGVIEKLTSKFRETLCGLDPCAMGHDCDHICVNSNASYYCKCRNGYILNADKKTCSLKPVKVVEVVVEDPCKCEARLAFQKQTQAAIQQLTAKLADVSGRIQHLENMVGRA; this is translated from the exons ATGATGAAGTCTTTCCTCTGCCTGCTGTACTGCAGCGcgctgctgctgtctgatgtTCTGGCCACATACCACCACGGTGCGGTAGACCCGCACATGATCGCCGCACAAAGCTACGCACAGACAAGAAATAATGGCCGACCACCGACCAGGACCCTGAATCCAGCAA TTCACAGAAGTGATTACACGTATAGAGGAGGGTATCACTACCACTACCAGCCACCAAGGATCCCTCCACCGGTAGTGTATCGACCTATTCCTCTATCTCCTCCGGTGACTTACCACAGACCCTCAGTACCCATGCCACCCTTTCACCACAGATTCAAAGGGCCAGTGGCACCACATATGCACCATATATACAAAGGCCTATCTCCACCAGTAGTTCAACACCCCCATCAAAGGTTCAAAGGCCCGTTCCCTTACAAATTCAAAGGTCCATGCCCAACAAAGTCAGACCCAACAGTACCAACACCACCTGTGGTACACCTCCCTACACTTCCACCTCTACCAGAGCCAACAGTGCTGCCAACTCTGCCAGCAACTACAGTAGCACCGCTGACAACCATCATGCCAGTGTTGGTGACCACTGTGGCGCCAGTGGAGACCACCGCTCCTGTGACGCTACCGGTCAGTACCCAAAGCGGcttcatcaccaccatcagtGCTGTGGAGACAG AGACAGAGTCTCAGTGCAGGAGTCGTCCCCTGGACCTGGTCTTCATCATTGACAGCTCTCGCAGTGTACGTCCTGGTGAGTTTGAGAAGGTGAAGATATTCCTGGCTGACATGGTCGACACATTGGACGTGGGCGCTGACGCCACCAGAGTAGCTGTGGTCAACTACGCCAGCACAGTCAAGATTGAGTTCCTGCTCAAACACCACTTCAACAAGCCCGACATGAAGAAAGCCATCTCCCGCATCGAGCCGTTGGCAGCTGGCACCATGACCGGACTCGCCATCAAGACCGCTGTGAATGACGCCTTCACCGAGCCATCTGGAGCCCGTCCTCGCTCCAGGAAGATCTCAAAGGTGGCCATCATTGTGACAGACGGGAGACCTCAAGACCAGGTGGAAGAAGTGTCTGCTGCAGCTCGGGCCACAGGCATCGAGATCTACGCTGTCGGGGTGGACCGTGCCGACATGACCTCCTTGAGACAGATGGCCAGCATCCCTCTGGAGGACCACGTCTTCTATGTGGAGACTTACGGTGTTATCGAGAAGCTCACCTCCAAATTCAGGGAGACCCTGTGCG GTCTGGATCCGTGTGCCATGGGACATGACTGCGATCACATATGTGTCAACAGCAACGCCTCCTATTACTGCAAGTGCCGGAATGGTTATATCTTGAACGCGGACAAGAAAACCTGTTCCCTGAAAC CGgtgaaggtggtggaggtggtggtggaggatcCTTGTAAATGTGAAGCCAGACTGGCTTTCCAGAAGCAGACGCAGGCTGCCATCCAGCAGCTCACAGCCAAGC TAGCCGATGTGTCTGGGAGAATACAGCATCTGGAGAACATGGTGGGCCGCGCTTAA
- the matn3a gene encoding matrilin-3a isoform X2, producing the protein MMKSFLCLLYCSALLLSDVLATYHHGAVDPHMIAAQSYAQTRNNGRPPTRTLNPAKTESQCRSRPLDLVFIIDSSRSVRPGEFEKVKIFLADMVDTLDVGADATRVAVVNYASTVKIEFLLKHHFNKPDMKKAISRIEPLAAGTMTGLAIKTAVNDAFTEPSGARPRSRKISKVAIIVTDGRPQDQVEEVSAAARATGIEIYAVGVDRADMTSLRQMASIPLEDHVFYVETYGVIEKLTSKFRETLCGLDPCAMGHDCDHICVNSNASYYCKCRNGYILNADKKTCSLKPVKVVEVVVEDPCKCEARLAFQKQTQAAIQQLTAKLADVSGRIQHLENMVGRA; encoded by the exons ATGATGAAGTCTTTCCTCTGCCTGCTGTACTGCAGCGcgctgctgctgtctgatgtTCTGGCCACATACCACCACGGTGCGGTAGACCCGCACATGATCGCCGCACAAAGCTACGCACAGACAAGAAATAATGGCCGACCACCGACCAGGACCCTGAATCCAGCAA AGACAGAGTCTCAGTGCAGGAGTCGTCCCCTGGACCTGGTCTTCATCATTGACAGCTCTCGCAGTGTACGTCCTGGTGAGTTTGAGAAGGTGAAGATATTCCTGGCTGACATGGTCGACACATTGGACGTGGGCGCTGACGCCACCAGAGTAGCTGTGGTCAACTACGCCAGCACAGTCAAGATTGAGTTCCTGCTCAAACACCACTTCAACAAGCCCGACATGAAGAAAGCCATCTCCCGCATCGAGCCGTTGGCAGCTGGCACCATGACCGGACTCGCCATCAAGACCGCTGTGAATGACGCCTTCACCGAGCCATCTGGAGCCCGTCCTCGCTCCAGGAAGATCTCAAAGGTGGCCATCATTGTGACAGACGGGAGACCTCAAGACCAGGTGGAAGAAGTGTCTGCTGCAGCTCGGGCCACAGGCATCGAGATCTACGCTGTCGGGGTGGACCGTGCCGACATGACCTCCTTGAGACAGATGGCCAGCATCCCTCTGGAGGACCACGTCTTCTATGTGGAGACTTACGGTGTTATCGAGAAGCTCACCTCCAAATTCAGGGAGACCCTGTGCG GTCTGGATCCGTGTGCCATGGGACATGACTGCGATCACATATGTGTCAACAGCAACGCCTCCTATTACTGCAAGTGCCGGAATGGTTATATCTTGAACGCGGACAAGAAAACCTGTTCCCTGAAAC CGgtgaaggtggtggaggtggtggtggaggatcCTTGTAAATGTGAAGCCAGACTGGCTTTCCAGAAGCAGACGCAGGCTGCCATCCAGCAGCTCACAGCCAAGC TAGCCGATGTGTCTGGGAGAATACAGCATCTGGAGAACATGGTGGGCCGCGCTTAA
- the matn3a gene encoding matrilin-3a isoform X3 codes for MMKSFLCLLYCSALLLSDVLATYHHGAVDPHMIAAQSYAQTRNNGRPPTRTLNPAIHRSDYTYRGGYHYHYQPPRIPPPVVYRPIPLSPPVTYHRPSVPMPPFHHRFKGPVAPHMHHIYKGLSPPVVQHPHQRFKGPFPYKFKGPCPTKSDPTVPTPPVVHLPTLPPLPEPTVLPTLPATTVAPLTTIMPVLVTTVAPVETTAPVTLPVSTQSGFITTISAVETGLDPCAMGHDCDHICVNSNASYYCKCRNGYILNADKKTCSLKPVKVVEVVVEDPCKCEARLAFQKQTQAAIQQLTAKLADVSGRIQHLENMVGRA; via the exons ATGATGAAGTCTTTCCTCTGCCTGCTGTACTGCAGCGcgctgctgctgtctgatgtTCTGGCCACATACCACCACGGTGCGGTAGACCCGCACATGATCGCCGCACAAAGCTACGCACAGACAAGAAATAATGGCCGACCACCGACCAGGACCCTGAATCCAGCAA TTCACAGAAGTGATTACACGTATAGAGGAGGGTATCACTACCACTACCAGCCACCAAGGATCCCTCCACCGGTAGTGTATCGACCTATTCCTCTATCTCCTCCGGTGACTTACCACAGACCCTCAGTACCCATGCCACCCTTTCACCACAGATTCAAAGGGCCAGTGGCACCACATATGCACCATATATACAAAGGCCTATCTCCACCAGTAGTTCAACACCCCCATCAAAGGTTCAAAGGCCCGTTCCCTTACAAATTCAAAGGTCCATGCCCAACAAAGTCAGACCCAACAGTACCAACACCACCTGTGGTACACCTCCCTACACTTCCACCTCTACCAGAGCCAACAGTGCTGCCAACTCTGCCAGCAACTACAGTAGCACCGCTGACAACCATCATGCCAGTGTTGGTGACCACTGTGGCGCCAGTGGAGACCACCGCTCCTGTGACGCTACCGGTCAGTACCCAAAGCGGcttcatcaccaccatcagtGCTGTGGAGACAG GTCTGGATCCGTGTGCCATGGGACATGACTGCGATCACATATGTGTCAACAGCAACGCCTCCTATTACTGCAAGTGCCGGAATGGTTATATCTTGAACGCGGACAAGAAAACCTGTTCCCTGAAAC CGgtgaaggtggtggaggtggtggtggaggatcCTTGTAAATGTGAAGCCAGACTGGCTTTCCAGAAGCAGACGCAGGCTGCCATCCAGCAGCTCACAGCCAAGC TAGCCGATGTGTCTGGGAGAATACAGCATCTGGAGAACATGGTGGGCCGCGCTTAA